In Aspergillus nidulans FGSC A4 chromosome II, a single window of DNA contains:
- a CDS encoding alkaline phosphatase family protein (transcript_id=CADANIAT00004301) — protein sequence MLTSSSSFLLRLATFLFLRWAPGHAFVPIIFTSLAVYSTSLYFSSKKSNNGTIKTLLTGVPSRQSWATHITILINLLCGLFTADFLLRGFILYPTAGLRFSRVGYITHNTAELLLREPDASLLPLSVSYKEAQNEDSDPTSWIHAATIDALDESTDYTTTVTFTNLSPSSSYHYALSNNQTGFFITSPDPDSSAANRLSFLTSSCMKPNFPYDPRRHPLRIPGLEKMTSAISSLPRLPSFMLFLGDFIYIDVPQRFGSSVDHYRSEYRRVYSSPSWTWSAANLPWIHTLDDHEIANDWKHGNSTPPYPAAIDPYVHYHASVNPPAPDVTTENTKHSYTMFTNGPAAFFLLDTRSYRSPDDETILGKAQLNALLSFLARPEPPHVRWKIVSSSVPFTRNWHAGTADTWGGFLSERRVVFDAMRAAQRALDIRVVLLSGDRHEFAATRFPTVPEYDPLVDSESQSPRIQNQEVLESGEDLVEFCTGPLSMFYVPVRTYYQSGPDDVPIKYLPDGNTKFGLVEIEDGVVDGVPSSVLTYSLYIDENMVWKYRLSVPLALTSEAEEPAASADAAAGTSAAGALLPPGEVLVDKTVDGWVDVIAKRVFGWDVMRVEHASKDWVV from the exons ATGTtgaccagctccagctcctttcttctccgtctAGCcaccttccttttccttcgcTGG GCGCCCGGCCATGCTTTCGTTCCCATAATCTTTACCTCTCTCGCCGTTTATTCGACGTCTCTGTACTTCTCATCTAAGAAGAGTAACAATGGCACTATCAAGACTCTTCTTACTGGAGTTCCCAGCCGCCAGTCGTGGGCTACGCACATCACTATTCTGATCAATCTCCTTTGCGGTCTGTTTACGGCGGACTTTCTCCTGCGCGGCTTCATCCTATATCCTACCGCTGGCCTGCGTTTCTCACGCGTAGGATATATTACACATAATACCGCTGAGCTACTCCTTCGAGAGCCTGACGCTAGTCTGCTGCCCTTAAGTGTCTCCTACAAAGAAGCCCAGAATGAGGATAGCGATCCTACCTCTTGGATCCACGCAGCCACAATCGACGCTCTGGACGAGTCAACGGACTACACGACCACTGTGACATTCACGAATTTGAGTCCGTCCTCTTCTTATCATTATGCTCTGTCCAACAATCAGACTGGTttcttcatcaccagccCCGATCCTGattcctccgccgccaacaGGCTCAGTTTCCTAACGTCCAGCTGCATGAAGCCGAATTTCCCCTACGACCCCCGGCGTCATCCGCTGCGTATCCCGGGTCTCGAGAAGATGACCTCGGCCATTTCGTCGCTTCCCCGCCTTCCATCATTCATGCTCTTTCTAGGCGACTTCATCTACATTGATGTTCCTCAGCGCTTCGGCTCGTCCGTCGACCACTACCGCAGCGAGTACCGTCGAGTTTACTCATCCCCCTCCTGGACCTGGTCAGCGGCCAACCTCCCATGGATTCACACTCTTGACGACCATGAGATCGCAAATGACTGGAAACACGGCAATAGTACACCCCCCTACCCAGCTGCTATTGACCCCTACGTGCATTACCACGCCTCTGTGAACCCCCCTGCTCCAGACGTCACAACGGAGAACACAAAGCACTCGTATACGATGTTCACCAACGGCCCTgctgccttcttccttctggaTACCCGTTCCTACCGCTCCCCAGACGACGAGACAATCCTCGGCAAAGCCCAGCTTAATGCCCTACTATCCTTCCTCGCCCGCCCGGAACCTCCACATGTCCGCTGGAAGATCGTCTCCTCCAGCGTTCCTTTCACTCGGAATTGGCACGCCGGCACGGCAGACACATGGGGCGGCTTCCTCTCCGAGCGTCGCGTTGTCTTCGACGCCATGCGCGCCGCTCAACGGGCCCTGGATATTCGAGTCGTTCTTCTCTCCGGCGACAGACACGAGTTTGCCGCTACGCGATTCCCTACAGTTCCTGAATATGACCCACTCGTCGACTCCGAATCTCAATCGCCCCGTATCCAGAACCAAGAAGTCCTCGAATCCGGCGAGGATCTTGTTGAATTCTGCACCGGCCCATTGAGCATGTTTTACGTTCCCGTACGCACATACTACCAGTCTGGCCCGGACGACGTTCCCATTAAGTACCTTCCCGATGGGAACACGAAGTTTGGCCTCGTGGAGATAGAAGATGGTGTTGTGGATGGTGTGCCAAGCTCTGTCCTTACATATTCACTCTATATCGATGAGAACATGGTTTGGAAGTACAGGCTAAGTGTGCCATTGGCTCTGACTtcggaagctgaagagcctgCTGCGTCGGCAGATGCGGCAGCGGGAACTTCAGCTGCGGGTGCATTGCTTCCCCCTGGGGAAGTTTTGGTTGACAAGACGGTCGATGGGTGGGTGGATGTCATTGCTAAGAGAGTGTTTGGGTGGGATGTGATGAGAGTTGAGCATGCCAGTAAGGATTGGGTCGTTTGA
- a CDS encoding signal recognition protein srpA (transcript_id=CADANIAT00004302) encodes MVLQDLGRRINAAVNDLTRSPNLDEKMLILGVKAFEEMLKEICAALLSADVNVRLVQSLRKSIKASVNFASLPAAVNKKRVIQKAVFDELVALVNPHAEPFRPKKGRSNVIMFVGLQGAGKTTTCTKLARHYQMRGFKTALVCADTFRAGAFDQLKQNATKAKIPYYGSLTQTDPAVVAAEGVAKFKKERFEIIIVDTSGRHKQEEQLFTEMTQIQTAVTPDQTILVLDGTIGQAAEVQSSAFKATADFGAIIITKTDGHAAGGGAISAVAATHTPIIFLGTGEHMMDLERFEPKAFIQKLLGMGDMAGLVEHVQAVTKDSAAAKETYKHIAEGIYTLRDFRENITSIMKMGPLSKLSGMIPGLSNLTAGLDDEDGSMKLRRMIYIFDSMSAVELDSDGKIFDTQPSRMVRIAHGSGTSVREVEDLLSQHRMMAGMAKRVGGQKKQMQRAQNMLKGGNKDQQLAAMQKRMASMGGAGGMGGMPGMGDMAKMMQMLQGQGGGGGGGGGGGGLPGLGGMDLQSMMSQMSGLMGGMGGGGRGRGR; translated from the exons ATGGTTCTTCAGGATCTAGGGCGGCGAATCAACGCCGCCGTCAATGACTTGACTCGGTCACCTAATCTGGACGAAAAG ATGCTGATTTTAGGAGTAAAGGCCTTCGAAGAGATGCTAAAGGAGATCTGCGCCGCCCTTCTCTCTGCCGACGTCAACGTTCGTCTTGTTCAGTCACTCCGCAAGTCTATTAAAGCCAGCGTCAACTTCGCCTCCCTCCCTGCAGCCGTGAACAAGAAACGAGTGATTCAAAAGGCCGTCTTCGATGAGCTCGTAGCCTTGGTCAACCCACATGCAGAGCCATTTCGCCCTAAGAAAGGCCGATCAAATGTCATCATGTTCGTCGGTCTGCAGGGTGCAGGTAAAACGACAACCTGTACCAAGCTTGCCCGACACTATCAAATGCGCGGGTTCAAGACGGCCCTCGTTTGTGCAGACACTTTTCGAGCTGGTGCTTTCGATCAACTGAAGCAGAACGCGACAAAAGCTAAGATTCCGTACTACGGTAGCTTAACACAAACCGACCCGGCTGTCGTAGCAGCAGAGGGTGTAGCCAAATTCAAGAAGGAGCGATTTGAGATTATTATTGTTGATACTAGTGGTCGTCACAAGCAGGAAGAACAGCTGTTTACGGAAATGACCCAAATCCAGACGGCGGTGACGCCTGACCAGACTATTCTTGTGCTTGATGGAACAATTGGACAAGCCGCGGAGGTGCAATCCTCGGCCTTTAAAGCCACTGCAGATTTTGGAGCTATCATAATCACAAAGACCGATGGTCATGCAGCAGGTGGAGGTGCTATCTCTGCAGTCGCAGCCACTCATACCCCTATTATCTTTCTTGGAACTGGTGAGCATATGATGGATTTGGAGCGTTTCGAACCCAAAGCATTTATCCAGAAGCTTCTTGGTATGGGTGACATGGCGGGCTTAGTCGAGCACGTTCAGGCCGTAACGAAGGACTCAGCCGCTGCCAAGGAAACCTACAAGCATATCGCTGAAGGTATTTATACCCTCCGCGACTTCCGCGAAAACATTACATCAATCATGAAGATGGGCCCGCTGTCAAAGCTTTCCGGTATGATCCCTGGCTTGTCAAATCTTACCGCCGGCcttgacgatgaggacggcTCCATGAAACTGCGCCGCATGATCTATATATTTGACAGCATGTCAGCCGTCGAATTGGACAGCGACGGCAAGATCTTTGACACACAGCCGAGCCGAATGGTTCGTATTGCCCATGGTAGCGGCACTTCAGTGCGCGAAGTTGAGGATCTCCTGTCACAACACCGCATGATGGCCGGGATGGCGAAGCGTGTCGGTGgccagaagaagcaaatGCAACGAGCACAGAATATGCTCAAGGGTGGCAACAAGGATCAACAGCTTGCTGCTATGCAGAAGCGGATGGCCTCGATGGGTGGAGCTGGTGGCATGGGCGGCATGCCCGGAATGGGCGATatggcgaagatgatgcagatgctgcagggccaaggcggcggcggcggcggcggcggtggtggtggtgggctGCCAGGTCTTGGTGGGATGGACTTGCAGTCGATGATGAGCCAGATGAGCGGGTTGATGGGCGGTATgggaggtggtggaaggGGACGGGGACGGTAG
- a CDS encoding rRNA-processing protein RRP15 (transcript_id=CADANIAT00004303), with protein sequence MPLTTSQKKRKVLEGFQGKTGRPNKKFRKQREYHSSSDEADDEPADFKAVDLADSDEETEEPARKQQKQTKSKEAKKPEPQEDSSSEDDESASNDDSDVDDDTDDDAHSDGSTPTGAIGKRTVPKRNDPTAFSTSISKILATKLPTSARADPVLSRSKTVTQITSQIAEEKLDNAARAKLRAEKKEELDRGRVRDVRGISTGQAGAVAEEEKRLRKIAQRGVVKLFNAVRAAQVRGEEAAKEERKKGTVGIGEREKAVNQVSKQGFLELINGKKGKPLNIEEA encoded by the coding sequence ATGCCGCTTACGACAagccagaagaagcggaaggtTCTTGAGGGCTTTCAGGGCAAAACGGGCCGCCCGAACAAGAAATTCAGGAAGCAGCGCGAATACCATAGCAGCTccgacgaggccgacgaCGAACCCGCCGACTTCAAAGCAGTTGATCTTGCGGATTCCGACGAGGAAACAGAGGAGCCAGCTCGCAAGCAACAAAAGCAAACGAAAAGcaaggaagcaaagaaaccaGAACCTCAAGAAGATTCTTCaagcgaggacgatgagTCCGCGTCCAACGACGACTCCGATGTGGACGACGATacagacgatgatgctcATTCCGATGGCTCTACACCAACCGGTGCTATAGGAAAGAGGACAGTTCCTAAACGGAATGACCCTACGGCATTCTCTACTTCCATCTCGAAGATCCTTGCGACGAAATTACCAACGTCTGCCCGTGCAGATCCTGTCCTATCGCGCAGCAAAACCGTGACACAAATCACCTCTCAAattgcggaagagaagctggacaatgCGGCACGGGCCAAGCTACGTgcagaaaagaaggaggagttggaCAGGGGTCGCGTTCGTGATGTACGGGGTATTTCGACAGGCCAGGCCGGTGCTgtggcagaggaggagaagcggttGCGCAAAATCGCACAGCGCGGTGTGGTGAAACTGTTCAATGCCGTTCGTGCCGCGCAGGTACGTGGTGAAGAGGCTgccaaggaagagaggaagaagggcaCAGTCGGAATTGGCgagcgggagaaggcagTTAACCAGGTCAGCAAGCAGGGGTTTTTGGAATTGATCAACGGCAAGAAGGGGAAGCCTCTCAACATCGAGGAAGCTTGA
- a CDS encoding mitofusin complex protein UGO1 (transcript_id=CADANIAT00004304), producing MSTRDGPNPLRPYYVPPSIGLGQDGAFSSPPNASSAQVFGGSARDLLPDLDYSDYLESSPSVSGWVRDALDSAIRRYTNVLTAQPFDVAKTILQAYVVPDDSSTGQFPKGDRYRSGRGSRIDSYDDIGSDEDEDDLSSDDESSYFTSAAPTVSSPSARRTPKPRHRITDRSGYIASSPSSKSASRHALTIKNPSSLMEVLSQLWTTSGPTSPWKATNATFIYSLLLPTLNTFIRSLLSAIVGLPEDDITTSMASDILTSTSPMATLVLSFISSSLSAILLSPIDTARTYLILTPVTHGPRSLLRAIRQIPTANYTIPPHLIPITILHSSLPNLITASTPLILKLYLSLDPVLHPSSWNLFSFIGSGLELAVRFPLETVLRRAQIATFTSPSIRQNCAGSVRSTASDSAAVAADVETIVPTPQTYRGVIGTMWSIVYEEGVQPSPEAQRAHELLGKPVPHRKRQGQGLHGLYRGWRIGMWGVAGSLGLSLLTGGAAGADDGPMPSGGRF from the exons ATGTCCACTCGTGACGGACCAAACCCCCTCCGTCCTTATTACGTCCCTCCCTCGATCGGACTCGGCCAAGACGGCGCGTTCTCCTCGCCTCCGAATGCTTCGTCTGCCCAGGTATTCGGGGGCTCCGCACGCGACCTGCTCCCGGATTTAGACTATTCCGACTACCTTGAGAGCTCGCCGTCTGTCTCTGGCTGGGTTCGGGATGCTCTGGATAGTGCGATTCGGCGGTATACCAATGTCCTAACGGCGCAGCCGTTTGACGTCGCAAAGACAATACTCCAGGCATATGTTGTTCCGGACGACTCCTCAACGGGACAATTTCCCAAAGGCGACCGGTACAGATCGGGTAGAGGCAGTAGAATTGATTCCTACGACGATATAGGTtccgatgaggatgaagat GACCTTTCATCTGACGATGAGAGCAGTTACTTCACCTCTGCAGCGCCTACAGTCTCATCACCATCTGCCCGACGTACACCTAAGCCTCGTCATCGCATCACCGATCGAAGCGGTTATATCGCGAGTTCCCCGTCCTCCAAATCCGCTTCCCGACATGCCCTCACCATCAAGAACCCCTCCTCGTTGATGGAGGTACTCTCTCAGCTGTGGACAACCAGCGGCCCAACATCACCCTGGAAGGCAACCAACGCCACCTTTATTTATTCTCTACTCCTTCCTACTCTAAACACATTTATCCGGAGTCTGCTGTCTGCCATTGTGGGGCTACCGGAGGATGACATTACCACGTCCATGGCCAGCGATATCCTGACCTCAACTTCTCCGATGGCAACCCTAGTCCTCTCCTttatctcctcttccctgtCGGCGATTCTCCTGTCGCCAATTGACACGGCTCGCACATATCTCATCTTGACTCCCGTCACTCATGGCcctcgctctcttctgcGCGCCATTCGTCAGATCCCAACTGCCAACTACACTATTCCCCCGCACCTGATTCCAATCACCATCCTCCATTCGAGTCTGCCAAACTTGATTACCGCTAGCACTCCGTTGATTCTCAAATTGTATCTTTCTCTCGACCCCGTCCTACACCCGTCCTCCTGGAATTTATTTAGCTTCATCGGCTCCGGCTTAGAGCTAGCTGTTCGCTTCCCCCTCGAAACCGTCCTTCGTCGCGCACAAATAGCTACATTCACCTCTCCAAGTATCCGCCAGAACTGCGCTGGCTCCGTCCGTTCCACGGCGTCAGATTCTGCAGCCGTTGCCGCAGATGTCGAAACCATTGTGCCTACACCACAAACCTACCGCGGGGTCATTGGTACGATGTGGAGCATTGTCTACGAAGAAGGCGTCCAGCCTAGCCCAGAAGCTCAACGCGCCCACGAACTCCTCGGAAAGCCCGTTCCACACCGCAAGCGGCAAGGTCAGGGCCTCCATGGCCTCTATCGGGGCTGGAGAATTGGCATGTGGGGTGTCGCGGGGAGCCTGGGACTCAGTCTCCTTACAGGAGGTGCCGCCGGCGCGGATGACGGCCCTATGCCCAGCGGTGGTCGTTTCTAA
- a CDS encoding uncharacterized protein (transcript_id=CADANIAT00004305), which produces MATSYAVRTKNPLNLKNSHERSDDFPFSVRTTSLDGWRLTVENGHERLRWEYLKTGKERTAQPQDPASRFYLNLPTSIPGCARAKTPSAAVLNGALYHSQVQVKELGCWAADLSCIFFVTPMLIIAWYITQAVIDEAYAVELVNFILGVQNADGGWPTYSGESTTLMGTILTYVALRLMGLPADEDHLVKARLYLLKMGGAVYLSGWAKFWLAMLGLYKWEGTDPYPVEMWLLPEWFPISPWKWYIIPRQVYLAMSYLSAKRFTMPTNPLLDEIRKEIFVQPYERIDFLAYRGVSLQCSRELRKPWPLILLNWILQNIWIPWLRPIWLAEEGQRRVWDIIKDSNDLTNSTGSVSVDAFLNMIAFYCKEGPDSKALRRIQTASLEYLWMGPRGMQVMSIHAGHTWETAFVLQAYAEGGLSKVPEIQAAIERAYKYLVEQQHVVDYPEDSQCHFFSRLGGWPFSTRYQGNVCSDCTGEALKSILMIERDSRFTRLTTEHQLQLAVDNLIMVQNASGGYSSFEPTRGSELLEYMNGTELFGKMMVEYDFTECTSSCITALALYHQRNPNYRTKAVCTAIDRGIKYILKQQRADGSWLSSWGIACTYGAFFALEALAIGGLNYQNSPAARRGCDFIVKQQLADGGWGETIDAQYPGQEPIRRGVQLLISRQRENGEWRQERAVGSGIVTCELLYHSYIYSFPIRALAMYKAKYGDDAVID; this is translated from the exons ATGGCCACCAGCTATGCCGTAAGGACTAAGAATCCTTTGAACCTCAAGAATAGCCATGAGCGGAGCGACGACTTCCCCTTCTCTGTGCGGACTACCAGTCTTGATGGATGGCGCTTAACCGTGGAGAATGGCCATGAACGTTTGAGATGGGAATATCTCAAGACGGGGAAGGAACGAACAGCCCAGCCACAGGATCCAGCGTCGCGATTCTACCTCAATCTCCCAACG TCTATCCCAGGTTGCGCACGCGCCAAAACGCCCTCGGCCGCCGTGCTGAATGGTGCCCTGTATCACAGCCAGGTTCAAGTGAAAGAGCTCGGCTGTTGGGCAGCCGACCTGAGCTGTATCTTCTTCGTAACGCCTATGCTTATTATTGCCTGGTATATCACACAAGCAGTCATCGATGAAGCATACGCTGTTGAGCTCGTGAACTTTATATTGGGAGTTCAGAATGCGGACGGTGGCTGGCCCACATATAGCGGCGAAAGCACTACGCTTATGGGGACGATTCTTACCTATGTCGCATTAAGATTGATGGGACTGCCGGCGGATGAAGATCACTTGGTCAAGGCGCGCCTCTATCTTCTCAAGATGGGTGGCGCCGTTTATCTCTCTGGCTGGGCCAAGTTCTGGCTGGCTATGTTGGGCTTGTATAAATGGGAAGGCACTGACCCCTATCCTGTTGAGATGTGGCTACTTCCTGAATGGTTTCCAATCAGTCCCTGGAAATGGTACATCATTCCGCGACAGGTTTATCTGGCGATGAGCTACTTGTCCGCGAAACGATTCACTATGCCCACCAACCCACTACTTGACGAGATCCGGAAGGAGATCTTTGTGCAGCCATATGAGAGGATAGACTTCCTCGCCTATCGCGGTGTCAGCCTGCAGTGCTCTCGGGAGCTACGCAAGCCCTGGCCGCTAATATTGCTGAATTGGATCCTACAGAATATCTGGATCCCCTGGCTCCGGCCGATATGGCTCGCGGAGGAAGGGCAGCGCAGAGTGTGGGACATCATCAAAGACTCGAATGATTTGACTAACTCCACGGGCAGTGTCAGCGTCGACGCATTCCTCAATATGATCGCATTCTATTGCAAAGAAGGACCCGACTCAAAAGCTCTTCGCCGCATCCAAACTGCTAGCCTTGAGTACCTTTGGATGGGACCGCGAGGAATGCAGGTAATGAGTATCCACGCCGGGCATACTTGGGAGACAGCCTTTGTGCTGCAAGCCTATGCCGAAGGCGGATTGAGCAAGGTACCTGAAATCCAAGCAGCCATAGAGCGTGCATACAAGTATCTggtcgagcagcagcatgtgGTTGACTACCCTGAAGACTCGCAATGccacttcttctcccgcctTGGTGGCTGGCCGTTCTCTACTCGGTACCAAGGCAATGTCTGCTCCGATTGCACTGGCGAAGCGCTCAAATCTATCTTGATGATAGAGAGGGATTCCCGTTTCACCCGGCTTACGACAGAACACCAACTTCAGCTTGCTGTGGACAACCTCATTATGGTCCAGAACGCAAGTGGCGGCTATAGCAGCTTCGAGCCAACTCGAGGAAGCGAGCTACTAGAATATATGAACGGTACGGAGCTGTTTGGTAAAATGATGGTTGAATATGACTTCACGGAATGTACCTCGTCCTGTATTACGGCACTGGCCCTTTATCACCAGCGCAACCCCAACTATCGAACCAAGGCGGTCTGTACTGCCATTGACCGAGGCATCAAATACATattgaagcagcagcgggcAGATGGGAGCTGGTTGTCATCATGGGGTATAGCGTGCACATATGGAGCCTTTTTTGCGTTGGAGGCTCTGGCAATTGGGGGCCTGAATTATCAGAACAGCCCTGCCGCTAGAAGGGGCTGTGACTTCATTGTCAAGCAGCAACTAGCTGACGGAGGATGGGGTGAGACAATAGAT GCTCAGTACCCAGGCCAAGAGCCCATTCGCAGGGGCGTCCAGCTCTTGATTAGTCGACAACGAGAGAACGGCGAGTGGAGGCAAGAGCGCGCAGTGGGAAGTGGAATAGTTACTTG TGAGCTTCTGTACCACAGCTACATTTACTCATTTCCCATCCGCGCACTTGCGATGTACAAGGCGAAGTATGGCGACGATGCAGTCATAGATTAG
- a CDS encoding protein CYP647A1 (transcript_id=CADANIAT00004306) — protein MSTAWTNSWIAIAVTTFLVAVFVLLYSAPQSEIDIPLVRDRGRKRFRTSTFVSYLFNANDILQEAYDTYLKHGKTCRVPDKSLGTMILIPNRYMKWMLSQPTGVLNSYEAIAEIVQARWTLGDTRYLSDDWHLNMLRDALRPLSKSGIVEFQEELERSMEDVLGNDHVNWKDVNPTIATKRIILQATTRYLVGSPLCADEQFLRWILIFIEWITPVGELLRLTPRGLRSVVGHIFSIPRFIVIQKLKAILRPQYDKRLSFIRSGQSPEDGPQDLLQMMMRDLYERNSTDLNLHFITINVLVFVIAAVVQTYMLAPSVLYDILESNAEYNTISKLQEELVCVLGEPAQGQRWSQNEARQMAKLDSVLRESLRTNTLVSQTMPRKVMVDSLQTPDGITLPRGATVALLARAAQTDPDIYPNPNKFIPFRHAVPGGKQFAATGENFLAFGHAKHACPGRFLVSVELKMLVAHILRHYHIELPAEYGGKRPKAVWFTDLNLPPQHGVIRVKRCV, from the exons ATGTCGACAGCCTGGACCAACTCATGGATCGCTATAGCAGTCACCACATTCCTTGTAGCTGTGTTCGTGCTGCTCTACTCCGCGCCTCAATCTGAGATAGACATTCCGCTGGTTCGAGATAGAGGCAGAAAACGATTTAGGACGTCAACATTCGTATCGTATTTATTCAATGCGAATGATATCCTTCAAGAGGCATACGACACG TATCTGAAGCACGGCAAAACATGTCGAGTCCCTGACAAGAGTCTGGGCACTATGATCCTAATCCCAAACCGCTACATGAAGTGGATGCTATCACAGCCAACGGGTGTGCTTAACTCGTACGAAGCCATCGCGGAGATCGTCCAGGCTAGATGGACGCTTGGCGATACACGTTACCTCTCAGACGATTGGCATCTTAACATGCTCAGAGACGCTCTGCGACCATTGAGCAAGTCTGGCATTGTTGAGTTTCAGGAGGAATTAGAGCGCAGTATGGAAGATGTCTTGGGCAATGACCATGTGAACTGGAAGGATGTCAATCCAACCATAGCGACGAAGAGAATCATACTACAAGCCACCACGCGCTATCTTGTTGGATCACCTCTGT GCGCCGATGAGCAGTTCCTCCGATGGATCTTGATCTTCATCGAATGGATCACTCCCGTCGGGGAGCTGCTGCGCCTGACGCCCCGAGGGTTGCGCTCGGTCGTCGGCCACATTTTCTCCATACCGCGTTTTATAGTgatccagaagctcaaggccaTCTTGCGGCCACAGTATGATAAGCGTCTCAGTTTCATACGCTCTGGCCAGTCTCCCGAAGATGGACCGCAAGATCTCCttcagatgatgatgcggGATCTGTACGAACGCAATAGCACAGACCTAAACCTTCATTTCATCACTATCAACGTCCTAGTCTTCGTCATAGCCGCCGTTGTTCAGACCTATATGCTTGCGCCCAGCGTCCTATACGATATTCTCGAGTCTAACGCCGAGTACAATACAATCTCCAAGCTTCAAGAGGAACTGGTCTGCGTACTTGGAGAGCCAGCCCAAGGCCAGCGCTGGTCCCAAAACGAGGCGAGGCAGATGGCCAAACTTGACAGTGTTTTGCGCGAATCTCTAAGGACCAACACCCTTGTCAGCCAAACCATGCCGCGAAAGGTCATGGTGGATAGCCTACAGACGCCGGATGGAATCACGCTTCCTCGGGGCGCAACAGTGGCACTGCTCGCACGAGCCGCCCAGACTGACCCAGATATCTATCCCAACCCGAACAAATTCATCCCTTTCCGCCATGCCGTTCCAGGCGGGAAACAATTCGCCGCCACGGGAGAGAATTTCCTGGCTTTCGGGCACGCGAAGCACGCGTGCCCTGGACGGTTTCTCGTGTCTGTTGAGTTGAAAATGTTGGTTGCACATATACTGAGACACTATCACATCGAGCTGCCGGCTGAGTACGGTGGTAAACGGCCAAAGGCAGTTTGGTTTACTGACTTGAATTTACCGCCGCAGCATGGAGTAATCAGGGTGAAGAGATGTGTATAA
- a CDS encoding uncharacterized protein (transcript_id=CADANIAT00004307): MPDDANDPSSSNARYVVYQDVCYSYDSATSPEIIDLRGRLPQYPEFLGARNKRLIMSNVIPEGLDISRSSPIADLP; encoded by the exons ATGCCTGACGACGCGA ATGATcccagctcttccaatgCACGATATGTGGTCTACCAGGATGTATGCTACTCCTACGACTCTGCGACAAGCCCAGAAATCATCGACCTGCGCGGGCGCTTGCCACAGTATCCCGAGTTCCTTGGGGCACGCAACAAACGGCTCATTATGAGCAATGTCATTCCTGAAGGTCTAGATATCTCAAGGTCCAGCCCTATT gctgatctgccctgA